A region of Nocardioides sp. JS614 DNA encodes the following proteins:
- a CDS encoding IMPACT family protein, translating into MTGYLTIGRDAEAEIEVKRSRFRCTLERVEDEAAARAVVERLRREHWDARHHCSAFRIRQSGLGPGGEVERSSDDGEPAGTAGAPMLEVLRGHAEGGVSDVVAVVTRWFGGTLLGAGGLVRAYGDAVRAGLAEAGTLRRSLVREHLLDLGHADAGRVESELRSRGVVVLDSTYGVHVTLRLGVPPDEEERLAALVAELTAGAAETRAAGERWVDSLTT; encoded by the coding sequence GTGACCGGTTACCTGACGATCGGGCGCGACGCCGAGGCCGAGATCGAGGTCAAGCGCTCCCGGTTCCGGTGCACGCTCGAGCGGGTCGAGGACGAGGCCGCCGCCCGGGCCGTCGTCGAGCGGCTGCGCCGTGAGCACTGGGACGCCCGGCACCACTGCTCCGCCTTCCGGATCCGGCAGAGCGGCCTCGGCCCGGGCGGGGAGGTCGAGCGCTCGTCCGACGACGGCGAGCCCGCCGGCACCGCCGGCGCCCCGATGCTCGAGGTGCTCCGCGGCCACGCCGAGGGCGGGGTCAGCGACGTGGTCGCGGTGGTCACCCGCTGGTTCGGCGGCACCCTGCTCGGCGCCGGCGGGCTGGTCCGGGCGTACGGCGACGCCGTGCGGGCCGGCCTGGCCGAGGCGGGGACCCTGCGGCGCAGCCTGGTACGCGAGCACCTCCTCGACCTCGGCCACGCCGACGCCGGCCGGGTCGAGAGCGAGCTGCGTTCGCGGGGCGTCGTCGTGCTGGACTCGACGTACGGCGTCCACGTCACGCTGCGTCTCGGCGTGCCGCCGGACGAGGAGGAGCGGCTGGCCGCCCTCGTCGCCGAGCTCACCGCCGGCGCCGCGGAAACACGTGCCGCCGGCGAGCGCTGGGTCGATAGCCTCACCACATGA
- a CDS encoding pyridoxamine 5'-phosphate oxidase family protein: MSIPVDLADLAATLADFDRGYLLTTTDGRVKAVSVRAAPADGVLRIAAPGGGSLANLAANPGVTLLFAPRDPGGHTLLVDGTGRAEGDDVVVTPAAAILHRAAP; encoded by the coding sequence ATGAGCATCCCGGTGGACCTCGCCGACCTCGCGGCGACGCTCGCGGACTTCGACCGCGGCTACCTGCTGACCACGACCGACGGGCGGGTCAAGGCGGTGTCGGTGCGAGCCGCGCCGGCCGACGGCGTGCTGCGGATCGCCGCCCCCGGGGGCGGTTCGCTCGCGAACCTCGCCGCCAACCCGGGGGTCACCCTGCTGTTCGCGCCCCGCGATCCGGGCGGGCACACCCTGCTCGTGGACGGCACGGGCCGGGCCGAGGGTGACGACGTGGTCGTCACGCCGGCCGCCGCCATCCTGCACCGGGCCGCCCCGTGA
- a CDS encoding VOC family protein, with protein MSTAPFWVSAFLDFAPDDFERGVEFWQGVTGYELSERRGVDGAFATLVPPDGDDYLRVQRLGGGDGRVHLDLHVESPTIAAEAAIELGAHVLMRHEQGYVVLRSPGGFVFCFVRHHASRRPAPVTWGAGRSYVDQVCLDIPPEHHSAEVAFWQALTGWDFEDLDNSVSPEFSRLRPPDEQPLRWLLQRLDGTGGAVTAHLDLAADDREAEAARHVELGATVARVHEHWTVLTDPVGTAYCITGRKPPR; from the coding sequence GTGAGCACCGCGCCGTTCTGGGTCAGCGCGTTCCTCGACTTCGCGCCCGACGACTTCGAGCGCGGCGTCGAGTTCTGGCAGGGCGTCACCGGCTACGAGCTCTCCGAGCGGCGCGGCGTCGACGGTGCCTTCGCCACGCTGGTGCCGCCGGACGGCGACGACTACCTGCGCGTGCAGCGCCTGGGCGGGGGCGACGGGCGGGTGCACCTCGACCTGCACGTCGAGAGCCCGACCATCGCGGCCGAGGCCGCGATCGAGCTCGGCGCGCACGTGCTGATGCGGCACGAGCAGGGGTACGTCGTGCTCCGCTCGCCCGGGGGGTTCGTGTTCTGCTTCGTGCGCCACCACGCGTCGCGGCGCCCGGCGCCGGTGACCTGGGGCGCCGGGCGCTCCTACGTCGACCAGGTGTGCCTGGACATCCCCCCGGAGCACCACTCGGCGGAGGTCGCGTTCTGGCAGGCGCTGACCGGCTGGGACTTCGAGGACCTCGACAACTCGGTCTCGCCGGAGTTCTCCCGGCTCCGGCCGCCCGACGAGCAGCCGCTGCGCTGGCTGCTGCAGCGCCTCGACGGCACCGGCGGCGCGGTCACCGCGCACCTCGACCTGGCCGCCGACGACCGGGAGGCCGAGGCGGCCCGGCACGTCGAGCTGGGCGCCACGGTCGCCCGCGTCCACGAGCACTGGACGGTGCTGACCGACCCCGTCGGGACGGCGTACTGCATCACGGGGAGGAAGCCGCCGCGTTGA
- a CDS encoding VOC family protein produces the protein MALTESAVAVMLPTKDAARAQEFYEDRLGLPFAGSNETTGETTFRLSGGSQLVLRLLPDAAPSPNTAMSFEVDDIGAEIATLEGRGVAFEDYDLPGFATVDHILDQHGMKAAWFLDPDGNVLCLHQPG, from the coding sequence ATGGCACTGACCGAGAGCGCGGTCGCGGTGATGCTCCCGACCAAGGACGCAGCCCGCGCGCAGGAGTTCTACGAAGACCGTCTCGGGCTCCCGTTCGCCGGGTCGAACGAGACCACCGGCGAGACGACGTTCCGCCTGTCCGGTGGATCCCAGCTGGTGCTGCGGCTGTTGCCCGACGCCGCGCCGTCGCCCAACACCGCGATGAGCTTCGAGGTGGACGACATCGGCGCCGAGATCGCGACCCTGGAGGGCCGTGGCGTGGCGTTCGAGGACTACGACCTTCCTGGCTTCGCGACCGTCGACCACATCCTCGACCAACACGGGATGAAGGCCGCGTGGTTCCTCGACCCCGACGGCAACGTGCTCTGCCTCCACCAACCCGGCTGA
- a CDS encoding ABC1 kinase family protein translates to MTELPRKAVARTARLAALPLGYAGRSAVGLGKRLGGAPAETVMTEIQQRTAEQLFRTLGELKGGAMKVGQMLSIMESALPESLAGPYREHLTRLQDDAPPMPTQTVRDILARDLGPDWREQLVWLDGGPTAAASIGQVHRGRWHDGREVAVKVQYPGAADALRSDLRQLARVARTAAPLVPGLDLKPLVAELQARAEDELDYQLEAEAQATFAAAFRDDPDIVVPDVVAVGETVLVTEWLESPASLASIIAGGTQEERDHYGELLVRFLFSGPARTGMLHADPHPGNYRILPGPGGEPGRLGVLDFGAVARLPERGLPEAMGRLLRVAAVEDPEELLEGLRREGFVKDRVRVDPQQLLDYLAPFVEPTKVERFRFSRSWMRSQFARINDPRDPAYTVGMKINLPPSYLLIHRTWLAGIGVLSQLECEAPFRQILTESLPGFADPS, encoded by the coding sequence GTGACCGAGCTGCCCCGCAAGGCCGTCGCCCGGACGGCGAGGCTGGCCGCGCTGCCCCTGGGGTACGCCGGCCGCAGCGCGGTCGGCCTCGGCAAGCGGCTCGGTGGCGCGCCGGCCGAGACCGTGATGACCGAGATCCAGCAGCGCACGGCCGAGCAGCTGTTCCGCACCCTCGGGGAGCTCAAGGGCGGCGCGATGAAGGTCGGCCAGATGCTCTCGATCATGGAGTCGGCGCTTCCCGAGAGCCTCGCCGGCCCCTACCGCGAGCACCTCACCCGGCTCCAGGACGACGCTCCGCCGATGCCGACGCAGACGGTGCGCGACATCCTCGCCCGCGATCTCGGCCCCGACTGGCGCGAGCAGCTGGTCTGGCTCGACGGCGGCCCGACCGCCGCCGCCTCGATCGGGCAGGTGCACCGGGGCCGCTGGCACGACGGCCGCGAGGTCGCCGTCAAGGTGCAGTACCCCGGTGCGGCCGACGCCCTGCGCTCGGACCTGCGCCAGCTCGCCCGGGTCGCCCGGACCGCGGCACCGCTGGTGCCGGGGCTCGACCTCAAGCCCCTGGTCGCCGAGCTCCAGGCGCGCGCCGAGGACGAGCTCGACTACCAGCTCGAGGCGGAGGCCCAGGCGACGTTCGCGGCCGCGTTCCGCGACGACCCGGACATCGTGGTCCCCGACGTGGTGGCGGTCGGCGAGACGGTCCTGGTGACCGAGTGGCTCGAGAGCCCGGCCTCCCTGGCGTCGATCATCGCCGGCGGCACCCAGGAGGAGCGCGACCACTACGGCGAGCTGCTCGTCCGGTTCCTCTTCTCCGGCCCGGCCCGGACCGGCATGCTGCACGCCGACCCGCACCCCGGCAACTACCGCATCCTGCCCGGACCCGGCGGCGAGCCCGGCCGGCTCGGCGTCCTCGACTTCGGCGCGGTCGCCCGGCTCCCGGAGCGTGGGCTCCCCGAGGCCATGGGTCGGCTGCTACGGGTTGCGGCCGTCGAGGACCCCGAGGAGCTGTTGGAGGGGTTGCGCCGCGAGGGCTTCGTCAAGGACCGGGTCCGGGTCGACCCCCAGCAGCTGCTCGACTACCTGGCGCCGTTCGTCGAGCCGACCAAGGTCGAGCGGTTCCGGTTCTCGCGGTCCTGGATGCGCAGTCAGTTCGCGCGGATCAACGACCCGCGCGACCCGGCGTACACCGTCGGCATGAAGATCAACCTGCCGCCGTCGTACCTGCTGATCCACCGCACCTGGCTGGCCGGCATCGGCGTGCTGAGCCAGCTGGAGTGCGAGGCGCCGTTCCGGCAGATCCTCACCGAGTCGCTGCCCGGGTTCGCCGATCCGAGCTGA
- a CDS encoding phytoene desaturase family protein, whose product MSQEYDAVVVGAGPNGLVAANHLVDRGWSVLVLEAQPDVGGAVASDREVHPDFVHDTFSAFYPLAAVSRAIQGFALEEHGLRWTHAPAVLGHQLPAGAWALLHRDREVTAGLMDAQHPGDGAAWLELCGDWDRIGGAIVDALLTPFPPVRPGLSVLARLRSVGGLRFVRELLTPAADLGRHRFGGAAPRILLAGNAGHADIPLTSPGSGLMALLLTMLGQTVGFPVPVGGAGHFAQALAARLRAKGAEIHCASEVTAIEVAGGRAVAVRTAAGERYAAGHAVIADVSAPSLYGRLLPAEALPARTRAGMRSFEMDPRTVKVDWALSGPVPWWVPPAYDPGTVHVADSVEEIGAALHQVASRTIPAAPFLLAGQMTTTDPTRSPAGTESMWAYTHVPQQTAHDAGDGTIRGVWDETDCERFADRMQARIEGLAPGFGDRVLARRVLGPHELEARDANLVGGGLNGGTAQLHQQLVFRPVPGLGRAETPVRGLYLGSAAAHPGGGVHGAPGTNAARAALAHRRARFLVRR is encoded by the coding sequence GTGAGCCAGGAGTACGACGCCGTGGTCGTCGGCGCCGGGCCCAACGGGCTGGTCGCCGCCAACCACCTGGTCGACCGCGGGTGGTCGGTGCTCGTGCTGGAGGCCCAGCCGGACGTCGGCGGCGCCGTCGCCAGCGACCGTGAGGTGCACCCGGACTTCGTCCACGACACGTTCAGCGCGTTCTACCCGCTCGCCGCGGTGTCGCGCGCCATCCAGGGGTTCGCGCTGGAGGAGCACGGGCTGCGCTGGACGCACGCGCCCGCCGTCCTCGGCCACCAGCTTCCGGCCGGCGCCTGGGCCCTCCTGCACCGCGACCGCGAGGTCACCGCCGGCCTGATGGACGCCCAGCACCCCGGCGACGGCGCGGCCTGGCTCGAGCTGTGCGGGGACTGGGACCGGATCGGCGGCGCGATCGTGGACGCGCTGCTGACCCCGTTCCCGCCGGTGCGGCCGGGGCTCTCGGTGCTGGCGCGGCTGCGCTCGGTCGGCGGCCTGCGCTTCGTCCGGGAGCTGCTCACCCCGGCCGCCGACCTGGGTCGGCACCGGTTCGGGGGCGCGGCGCCGCGGATCCTGCTGGCCGGCAACGCCGGGCACGCCGACATCCCGCTCACCTCGCCCGGCTCCGGCCTGATGGCGCTGCTGCTGACCATGCTCGGCCAGACCGTGGGCTTCCCCGTCCCGGTCGGTGGCGCCGGGCACTTCGCGCAGGCGCTCGCCGCCCGGCTGCGGGCGAAGGGCGCCGAGATCCACTGCGCCAGCGAGGTCACGGCGATCGAGGTGGCGGGCGGGCGTGCCGTCGCGGTGCGGACGGCGGCCGGGGAGCGGTACGCCGCGGGCCACGCGGTGATCGCCGACGTGTCGGCGCCGAGCCTCTACGGCCGCCTGCTACCGGCCGAGGCGCTCCCCGCCCGGACCCGCGCCGGGATGCGGTCCTTCGAGATGGACCCCCGGACGGTGAAGGTGGACTGGGCCCTGTCCGGACCGGTCCCGTGGTGGGTGCCTCCGGCGTACGACCCGGGGACCGTGCACGTCGCCGACTCGGTCGAGGAGATCGGTGCGGCCCTGCACCAGGTCGCGTCGCGGACGATCCCGGCGGCGCCGTTCCTGCTCGCCGGCCAGATGACCACGACCGACCCCACCCGCTCGCCGGCGGGGACCGAGTCGATGTGGGCCTACACGCACGTGCCGCAGCAGACGGCGCACGACGCCGGGGACGGGACCATCCGCGGCGTGTGGGACGAGACGGACTGCGAGCGCTTCGCCGACCGGATGCAGGCCCGCATCGAGGGTCTCGCGCCCGGGTTCGGCGACCGGGTGCTCGCCCGCCGGGTGCTCGGGCCGCACGAGCTGGAGGCCCGCGACGCCAACCTCGTGGGCGGTGGCCTCAACGGGGGTACGGCGCAGCTGCACCAGCAGCTGGTGTTCCGTCCGGTGCCCGGCCTCGGGCGGGCCGAGACGCCCGTGCGCGGGCTCTACCTCGGCTCAGCGGCTGCGCACCCCGGCGGCGGCGTGCACGGCGCGCCCGGCACGAATGCCGCCCGCGCCGCGCTCGCCCACCGCCGGGCGCGCTTCCTGGTCCGCCGCTGA
- a CDS encoding PspC domain-containing protein, translating into MNDIHQTFARNGLIRPRDRRVLGGVCSGLGRRIGLDPWPARLLFLLALMVLPGSQLLVYPILWILMPAEEDVAYLRPTPPTAPAPPAQAG; encoded by the coding sequence ATGAACGACATCCACCAGACCTTCGCCCGGAACGGCCTGATCCGGCCGCGCGACCGGCGGGTGCTCGGCGGCGTGTGCTCCGGCCTGGGCCGGCGCATCGGCCTCGACCCGTGGCCGGCGCGGCTGCTGTTCCTGCTGGCGCTGATGGTGCTGCCCGGCAGCCAGCTCCTGGTCTACCCGATCCTGTGGATCCTGATGCCAGCCGAGGAGGACGTCGCGTACCTCCGGCCGACCCCGCCGACCGCACCGGCGCCTCCCGCCCAGGCCGGCTGA
- a CDS encoding ABC transporter ATP-binding protein yields MAGVAEPRPAVDARVGSEGTRIDLDDVCRYFVVGDSVVKALDDVFLHVDESAFVVVLGASGSGKTTLLNLIGALDAPTAGTVRLAGVELTGASRAERTRVRRSTVSFIFQSFNLFPGLTALENVQFGADVAGRPAAESVAREVLDQVGLGDRGSHFAHQLSGGEQQRVAIARALATGNPILLADEPTGELDFRTGVQILELLRAQAEAGKTVIVVTHNREISRVADRVIELSSGRIVADGAPPGGPAAIADLHW; encoded by the coding sequence ATGGCTGGGGTTGCGGAGCCCCGCCCTGCTGTCGACGCCCGCGTGGGCAGCGAGGGCACCCGGATCGACCTCGACGACGTCTGTCGCTACTTCGTGGTCGGCGACAGTGTGGTCAAGGCCCTCGACGACGTGTTCCTCCATGTCGACGAGTCGGCCTTCGTCGTCGTGCTCGGCGCCTCGGGCTCCGGGAAGACGACCCTGCTCAACCTGATCGGCGCCCTGGACGCACCCACGGCCGGCACCGTGCGCCTGGCCGGGGTGGAGCTGACCGGCGCGTCGCGGGCCGAGCGGACCCGCGTGCGCCGCAGCACGGTCAGCTTCATCTTCCAGAGCTTCAACCTGTTTCCCGGGCTCACCGCCCTGGAGAACGTGCAGTTCGGCGCGGACGTCGCCGGCCGCCCGGCCGCGGAGTCGGTGGCGCGCGAGGTGCTCGACCAGGTCGGGCTGGGTGACCGGGGCAGCCACTTCGCGCACCAGCTCTCCGGCGGCGAGCAGCAGCGGGTCGCGATCGCGCGGGCGCTGGCGACCGGCAACCCGATCCTGCTGGCGGACGAGCCCACCGGCGAGCTGGACTTCCGCACCGGCGTACAGATCCTGGAGCTCCTGCGCGCCCAGGCGGAGGCGGGGAAGACCGTGATCGTCGTGACGCACAACCGCGAGATCTCGCGCGTGGCCGACCGGGTGATCGAGCTGTCGAGCGGCCGGATCGTCGCCGACGGCGCGCCCCCGGGCGGTCCGGCCGCGATCGCGGACCTGCACTGGTAG